The following are from one region of the Pirellulaceae bacterium genome:
- a CDS encoding HD domain-containing protein has product MQRQFISNLQARDSVDEVYRVADKQIRSNRQGNDYILLQLLDRTGQISGLRWNAGQSIYETFHKGDYLRVLGMAQLHNGILQIIVQDFERVPPEKVNRVDFEKSQPGQSQQLLQALREILEQTTNPHLLHLVQAYFADQSMMTLLMRAPAGIKTHHAYEGGLLRHMLDLIHVAQSVAPHYPQLDAELLRVGVFLHDLGKVEELRFDGELTYTDPGQLLGHLVQGCLELERKIAQVAHETGQPFPAELAWRLQHMVISHHGQLEHGSPKVPMTLEAIVLAYLDDLDAKINQATELIESDRNTDSNWTTYHPNLGRKLFKPSLRRS; this is encoded by the coding sequence ATGCAACGCCAGTTCATTTCCAATCTGCAAGCTCGCGACAGCGTGGACGAAGTCTATCGTGTCGCTGACAAACAAATCCGCTCCAATCGTCAGGGGAACGACTACATCCTGCTGCAATTGCTCGATCGCACCGGCCAGATCAGTGGCCTGCGGTGGAACGCTGGGCAAAGCATCTACGAAACCTTTCACAAAGGTGATTACTTGCGCGTGCTGGGGATGGCGCAACTGCACAATGGCATATTGCAGATTATCGTCCAGGACTTCGAGCGTGTGCCGCCGGAAAAGGTGAATCGCGTCGATTTTGAAAAGTCGCAACCAGGCCAGTCACAGCAGTTGTTGCAGGCGCTGCGTGAGATATTGGAACAAACAACCAATCCACATTTATTACATTTGGTCCAGGCATATTTCGCGGACCAATCTATGATGACATTGCTGATGCGCGCGCCGGCCGGCATCAAAACGCATCACGCTTACGAAGGAGGGTTGCTGAGGCACATGTTGGATTTGATCCACGTCGCTCAGTCGGTGGCTCCACATTATCCGCAACTGGACGCCGAACTGCTGAGGGTCGGTGTGTTCTTACACGATCTGGGCAAAGTTGAGGAGCTGCGATTTGACGGCGAGTTGACCTACACCGATCCAGGACAGTTGTTGGGTCATCTAGTGCAAGGTTGTTTAGAACTGGAACGGAAAATCGCTCAAGTGGCACACGAGACCGGCCAGCCGTTTCCCGCCGAGCTGGCCTGGCGATTGCAGCACATGGTTATTAGCCACCACGGACAATTGGAACACGGCAGTCCCAAGGTTCCGATGACTTTGGAAGCCATCGTGTTAGCCTACCTGGACGACCTGGATGCCAAGATCAATCAGGCCACCGAATTGATCGAGTCCGATCGAAATACCGACAGCAATTGGACAACTTACCACCCGAATCTGGGACGAAAGCTCTTCAAACCATCGCTGCGTCGAAGCTGA
- a CDS encoding nitroreductase family protein: MAVDFFQLVRRRRSARHFTSEPVPAEVIEQALEAAIWAPNSSNVQTWDFFWAQSSESKAALIPACMNQAPARKAQHLIVVTANPKLWRRSKQPLAEWVQREKGPPPVQQYYGKIIPVTYTWGLLNCIGWLKKLGVTMIGLIRPIMRRPCLRGELEEVAIKSAALAAENFVLAITAQGYDTCMMEGFDEPRVRKILGLNRFYRVAMVIAVGRAGPKPSWGEQFRLPLEMVVHKV, encoded by the coding sequence ATGGCAGTGGATTTTTTTCAGCTTGTTCGACGACGTCGAAGTGCGCGACATTTCACCTCAGAGCCAGTTCCGGCTGAAGTGATCGAGCAGGCTCTTGAAGCAGCCATTTGGGCACCGAATTCTTCCAATGTGCAGACCTGGGATTTTTTCTGGGCGCAGTCGTCAGAATCTAAGGCAGCATTGATCCCGGCATGTATGAATCAAGCCCCGGCGCGTAAGGCACAGCACCTGATCGTCGTGACCGCCAATCCCAAATTGTGGCGGCGCTCCAAACAACCCCTGGCCGAGTGGGTTCAGCGCGAAAAAGGACCACCGCCTGTTCAGCAGTATTACGGCAAGATCATCCCCGTGACTTACACCTGGGGCCTACTTAATTGCATCGGTTGGTTGAAGAAGCTCGGCGTGACCATGATTGGGCTCATCCGTCCCATCATGCGCCGCCCCTGCTTACGTGGAGAATTGGAAGAGGTGGCCATTAAGTCGGCCGCACTAGCGGCGGAGAATTTTGTGCTGGCCATTACGGCTCAAGGATACGACACCTGCATGATGGAAGGCTTTGATGAACCGCGCGTTCGCAAGATACTGGGCCTGAATCGTTTTTACCGAGTAGCCATGGTTATCGCCGTTGGCCGCGCTGGCCCAAAACCATCGTGGGGAGAACAATTTCGGTTGCCGCTGGAGATGGTGGTGCACAAGGTCTAG
- a CDS encoding DEAD/DEAH box helicase codes for MSTTIEEATPIQSPVAIQQFSDLALPVEIQLAVQQSGYLQPTPVQAEIIPTMLAGRDVLAQSQTGSGKTAAFALPILSRLQQGRRLPQVLVLAPTRELAQQVAQAFETYGANLPKLRVLTIYGGADYQPQLRGLSRGVDIVVGTPGRVIDHLERGTLKLDELQCLVLDEADEMLNMGFQEDVERILSSAVQPKQMALFSATMPPAIREIADKHLNDPVLVTIRQKTLTAESIEQRCVFVPERNKMELLVRLLELENTDGVIVFTKTKDTTVRVSEHLGRLGISAAALNGDLPQARRQRTVDQLKSGQLNVLVATDVAARGLDVQRISHVFNFDLPHDGESYVHRIGRTGRAGRAGVAYIFLTPIQQRKLRLIEKVTRQPIQIVDFPTARQINVKRVERFKSDITDTIAKQDISAFQTLVTQYAQETGTDPLIIAAALACQTRSGRSMFVKDAQLKDLSASETESRPGARSRNFSDREGKQRSERFRSPRGSEDSDRPDHRSGPRRRNNSGRPAPGMQRYQLAVGRSDGVKPGNIVGAIANEAGIAGSDIGPIEIRPAYTTIDLPAGLPEHVVNLLRRTRVAGKQLKIRLYAPPRA; via the coding sequence ATGTCTACGACCATCGAAGAAGCTACGCCAATTCAGTCTCCTGTCGCCATCCAGCAATTCAGCGACTTGGCCTTGCCAGTCGAGATTCAGCTCGCTGTCCAACAGTCAGGATATTTGCAACCTACGCCAGTTCAGGCGGAGATTATTCCGACGATGCTGGCCGGTCGCGATGTGCTGGCGCAGTCGCAAACCGGAAGTGGCAAGACGGCGGCATTTGCGTTGCCCATTTTGAGTCGCCTGCAGCAGGGCCGACGACTTCCGCAGGTTCTCGTGCTGGCCCCCACACGCGAGCTAGCTCAACAGGTCGCTCAAGCCTTCGAAACTTACGGTGCCAACTTGCCTAAGCTGCGCGTGCTTACTATTTACGGCGGGGCTGACTACCAACCGCAGTTGCGAGGACTTAGTCGCGGTGTAGACATCGTTGTTGGTACACCAGGACGAGTCATCGATCACTTGGAGCGTGGAACGCTGAAACTCGACGAACTACAGTGCTTGGTATTGGATGAAGCCGATGAGATGCTCAACATGGGGTTTCAAGAGGATGTCGAGCGGATTCTGAGCAGTGCAGTTCAGCCCAAGCAGATGGCATTGTTTTCGGCCACGATGCCACCCGCCATTCGCGAGATCGCCGACAAGCATCTCAACGACCCGGTGTTGGTAACCATCCGACAAAAGACGTTGACCGCTGAGTCGATCGAGCAGCGCTGTGTGTTCGTGCCTGAACGCAACAAAATGGAGTTGCTGGTACGACTGCTGGAACTAGAGAATACCGATGGGGTAATCGTGTTTACCAAGACCAAAGACACCACGGTTCGCGTTTCCGAACACTTAGGGCGGCTGGGCATCTCGGCAGCTGCTCTCAATGGCGACTTGCCCCAAGCCCGTCGCCAACGCACTGTCGATCAACTCAAGTCGGGACAACTCAACGTGTTGGTCGCCACCGATGTGGCCGCCCGTGGTCTGGATGTGCAGCGCATCAGCCACGTGTTTAACTTTGACCTGCCTCACGACGGTGAGTCTTACGTGCATCGCATTGGTCGCACGGGTCGCGCTGGCCGCGCTGGCGTGGCTTACATTTTTTTGACACCTATCCAGCAGCGTAAGTTGCGCCTGATCGAAAAGGTAACGCGGCAACCCATTCAGATCGTTGATTTCCCGACGGCTCGCCAGATCAACGTCAAGCGCGTTGAACGGTTTAAAAGCGATATCACCGACACCATCGCCAAGCAAGATATTTCTGCCTTTCAAACCCTGGTCACGCAATACGCGCAGGAAACCGGTACCGATCCGCTCATCATTGCAGCGGCGCTGGCCTGTCAGACACGCAGCGGCAGATCGATGTTTGTAAAAGACGCACAGCTCAAGGACTTATCCGCATCCGAAACCGAATCCCGGCCAGGGGCGCGATCACGAAACTTCTCCGACCGAGAAGGCAAGCAGCGGTCCGAACGCTTCCGCAGCCCTCGCGGTTCAGAAGATTCTGATCGGCCCGATCACCGTAGCGGCCCGCGACGCAGAAATAATTCAGGCCGACCAGCACCTGGCATGCAGCGTTATCAACTGGCCGTCGGTCGCAGTGATGGCGTCAAGCCGGGCAACATCGTGGGGGCCATTGCTAACGAGGCAGGGATAGCCGGTTCAGACATTGGTCCAATTGAAATTCGCCCAGCCTATACTACGATAGACTTGCCCGCTGGATTGCCAGAACATGTCGTCAATCTACTGCGACGCACGCGCGTGGCCGGCAAGCAACTCAAAATTCGCCTGTACGCCCCGCCTCGTGCGTAG